A region of Rhodoferax potami DNA encodes the following proteins:
- a CDS encoding ABC transporter substrate-binding protein, producing the protein MKLRQLAIAASVAAAGVSALVGTSSAFAQDKEQFFPVLVYRTGAYAPNGVPFANGYVDYLKLVNARGGLNGVKLSFEECETGYATDRGVECYERLKGKGATVFQPLSTGITFALTEKAPADKIPLITAGYGRSESADGGVFKWNFPLAGTYWVAADVLIQHIAKKEGGYDKLKGKKIALVYHDSPFGKEPIPLLQERAAAHGFTLSLLPVTHPGVEQKATWLQIRQNRPDYVLNWGWGVMNSTALKEAQATGYPRDKMYGVWWAGAEPDVKDVGEGAKGYNAVMMQHGAETGAPVIKEVLDKLHGKGQGTGPKEEVGQVLYMRGMMSAMLAVEGVRAAQDRFGKGKVMTGEQARWGYENLNLTQPKLDALGFKGVMRPISTSCQDHMGAAWARVHTWNGKSFDWTSDWMQADDQIIKPMVKAAADKYAAEKKLTRRAGSDCQS; encoded by the coding sequence ATGAAGCTTCGTCAACTCGCAATCGCCGCCAGTGTGGCTGCCGCCGGGGTGTCCGCTCTGGTGGGTACCTCGTCAGCTTTCGCCCAGGACAAGGAGCAATTTTTTCCTGTGCTGGTGTATCGCACGGGTGCCTATGCGCCGAATGGCGTTCCCTTTGCCAATGGTTATGTGGATTACCTCAAGCTGGTCAACGCCCGCGGCGGCCTCAATGGGGTGAAACTTTCGTTTGAAGAGTGTGAGACTGGCTATGCGACCGACCGGGGTGTCGAGTGCTACGAACGTTTGAAAGGCAAGGGTGCCACAGTGTTTCAGCCCCTGTCGACCGGTATCACGTTTGCGCTGACCGAGAAGGCTCCCGCAGACAAAATTCCATTGATCACTGCTGGCTACGGTCGCAGTGAATCGGCTGATGGCGGCGTGTTCAAGTGGAACTTTCCTTTGGCCGGCACCTACTGGGTGGCTGCTGACGTATTGATTCAGCACATCGCCAAAAAAGAAGGCGGCTATGACAAGCTCAAAGGCAAGAAGATTGCCTTGGTTTATCACGACAGCCCATTCGGCAAAGAGCCGATCCCCTTGCTGCAAGAGCGAGCAGCGGCACACGGCTTTACGCTGAGCTTGTTGCCAGTGACCCATCCCGGTGTTGAGCAAAAGGCGACCTGGTTGCAAATCCGTCAAAACCGCCCCGATTACGTGCTGAACTGGGGCTGGGGCGTCATGAATTCCACCGCCCTCAAGGAAGCGCAAGCCACCGGTTACCCACGCGACAAAATGTATGGCGTCTGGTGGGCTGGTGCTGAACCTGACGTGAAAGACGTCGGTGAAGGTGCCAAGGGCTACAACGCCGTGATGATGCAGCACGGTGCCGAAACTGGCGCGCCTGTCATCAAAGAGGTCTTGGACAAGCTCCATGGCAAGGGCCAAGGTACCGGACCGAAAGAAGAGGTCGGCCAGGTGCTCTACATGCGCGGAATGATGAGCGCCATGCTGGCTGTGGAAGGCGTGCGCGCTGCCCAGGACCGTTTCGGCAAGGGCAAGGTCATGACCGGAGAGCAAGCACGCTGGGGTTATGAGAACCTGAACCTGACGCAACCCAAGTTGGATGCTCTGGGCTTCAAGGGCGTGATGCGCCCGATTTCTACCAGCTGCCAAGACCACATGGGCGCGGCATGGGCGCGTGTTCACACCTGGAACGGCAAGTCTTTCGACTGGACCTCCGATTGGATGCAAGCCGACGACCAAATCATCAAGCCGATGGTGAAGGCCGCAGCGGACAAGTATGCCGCTGAGAAAAAGCTCACACGCCGCGCGGGTAGCGACTGCCAGTCTTGA
- a CDS encoding ABC transporter ATP-binding protein has product MEPKNIVLNVNGIEVIYNHVILVLKGVSLQVPEGGIVAILGGNGAGKTTTLRAVSNLLAGERGAVTKGSIELRGERIENLSPADLVQRGVVQVMEGRHCFAHLTIEENLLTGGYTRKSKAEVAANLEKVYNYFPRLKTRRTSQAAYTSGGEQQMCAIGRALMANPSMVLLDEPSMGLAPQIVEEVFEIVKDLNAKEKVTFLLAEQNTNMALKYADYGYIMESGRVVMDGAAADLRSNEDVKEFYLGVGGSERKSFKDVKSYKRRKRWLA; this is encoded by the coding sequence ATGGAACCGAAAAACATCGTTCTCAACGTGAATGGCATTGAGGTCATTTACAACCACGTCATTCTGGTGCTCAAGGGAGTTTCCCTTCAGGTGCCCGAAGGCGGCATTGTGGCCATCCTCGGGGGGAATGGGGCGGGAAAAACCACGACGCTGCGGGCCGTCTCCAACCTGCTGGCCGGAGAGCGGGGCGCGGTTACCAAGGGCAGTATCGAGCTGCGCGGCGAGCGCATCGAAAACCTGAGCCCTGCCGACCTGGTGCAGCGCGGTGTGGTGCAGGTCATGGAAGGACGGCACTGTTTTGCCCACCTGACGATCGAAGAAAACCTGCTCACCGGCGGTTACACCCGCAAGAGCAAGGCCGAGGTGGCGGCCAACCTCGAGAAGGTTTACAACTACTTTCCTCGCCTCAAGACCCGCCGCACCAGCCAGGCGGCCTATACCTCGGGCGGTGAGCAACAGATGTGTGCCATTGGCCGCGCGCTGATGGCCAACCCCAGCATGGTGTTGCTGGATGAGCCTTCGATGGGCCTGGCGCCACAGATTGTGGAAGAGGTGTTTGAGATCGTAAAAGACCTCAACGCTAAAGAGAAGGTCACATTTTTGCTGGCCGAGCAAAACACTAACATGGCCTTGAAGTACGCCGATTACGGCTACATCATGGAAAGCGGCCGGGTGGTGATGGACGGCGCGGCCGCAGACCTGCGCAGCAATGAAGACGTCAAAGAGTTCTACCTCGGGGTGGGCGGCAGCGAGCGCAAGAGCTTTAAAGACGTCAAGAGCTACAAACGCCGCAAGCGTTGGCTGGCCTGA
- a CDS encoding polyhydroxyalkanoic acid system family protein, whose product MADIHILREHSLGFEAARKIAFEWAEQAEQEFDMECTYVEGDGLDEVIFKRSGVSGMLQVSEAKFELSAKLGFLLGAFKDKIEGEIVKNLDQLLKPKAATKAATKAATKAVAKKK is encoded by the coding sequence GTGGCGGACATACACATACTGCGCGAACATAGCCTGGGTTTTGAGGCTGCCCGCAAGATTGCCTTTGAGTGGGCGGAACAGGCCGAACAGGAGTTCGATATGGAGTGCACCTATGTCGAGGGCGATGGCCTAGATGAAGTGATCTTCAAGCGCTCAGGCGTGAGCGGCATGCTGCAGGTGAGCGAAGCCAAGTTTGAACTCAGCGCCAAACTGGGCTTTTTGCTGGGTGCTTTCAAAGACAAGATTGAAGGCGAGATTGTCAAAAACCTCGATCAACTGCTCAAGCCCAAAGCTGCCACGAAAGCAGCGACCAAGGCAGCCACCAAAGCAGTGGCGAAAAAAAAGTAG
- a CDS encoding DUF1840 domain-containing protein, producing MLYKFKSKVASDVIMLEPNGRQILTLWGRTDEDSLRKGILLAADMPAAISAVEEAIAKEEAHRIQAALEAQERGEEAATPEGVSLRQRASPLLDMARRCLAAGKDITWGV from the coding sequence ATGCTCTACAAATTCAAATCTAAAGTAGCCAGCGACGTCATCATGCTGGAACCCAATGGCCGGCAGATCCTGACCCTCTGGGGGCGTACGGACGAAGACAGCCTGCGCAAGGGGATTTTGCTCGCCGCGGACATGCCTGCGGCCATCAGCGCCGTCGAGGAGGCCATTGCCAAAGAAGAGGCACACCGCATTCAGGCGGCACTCGAAGCGCAAGAAAGAGGGGAAGAAGCCGCAACACCAGAAGGGGTGAGTTTGCGTCAGCGAGCCTCACCCTTGCTGGATATGGCCCGCCGCTGCCTGGCAGCAGGCAAAGACATAACATGGGGCGTTTGA
- a CDS encoding tripartite tricarboxylate transporter substrate-binding protein, with protein sequence MKKLLVATAAMLSVSAFAQAYPAKPITIVVPFAAGGPTDRVARDLSESLRKQLGDVSIIIDNSAGAGSSIGTSKVAKAAPDGYTLLLNHIAMGTMPGLLRNMPFKVESDFEYLGMINDVPMTLIGKPDLPAKSYKELTTWIGQNVGKINLGNAGVGSASHLCGLLFQNAVKVDMTTVPYKGTAPAMTDLIGGQIDLMCDQTTNTTAQIEGKKVTAYAVTTSKPLTTAALKTLPTLQSQGLSNFEVTIWHGLYAPKGTPADIQTKLNTALKAALKDPEFIKKQEALGAVVVTDKRVEPAEHKKFVAAEIAKWTPIIKAAGVYAD encoded by the coding sequence ATGAAAAAATTACTCGTTGCAACCGCAGCCATGCTGTCCGTATCTGCCTTCGCGCAGGCATACCCCGCCAAGCCCATCACCATCGTGGTGCCGTTTGCTGCAGGTGGTCCTACCGATCGCGTGGCACGTGACCTGAGCGAATCGCTGCGCAAGCAGCTGGGTGACGTCAGCATCATCATCGACAACTCCGCAGGCGCCGGAAGCTCCATCGGCACCAGCAAAGTGGCCAAGGCGGCACCGGATGGCTACACCTTGTTGCTGAACCACATTGCGATGGGCACTATGCCCGGTTTGCTGCGCAATATGCCTTTCAAGGTCGAGTCTGATTTTGAATACCTCGGCATGATTAATGACGTGCCCATGACCTTGATCGGCAAGCCCGACCTGCCAGCCAAGTCCTACAAAGAGTTGACCACCTGGATCGGCCAGAACGTCGGCAAAATCAACCTGGGTAACGCCGGTGTCGGCTCCGCCTCTCACCTGTGCGGCTTGCTGTTCCAGAATGCCGTCAAAGTGGACATGACCACCGTGCCTTACAAAGGTACTGCCCCGGCCATGACCGACCTGATTGGTGGCCAGATTGATCTGATGTGCGATCAGACCACCAACACCACCGCGCAGATTGAAGGCAAAAAAGTGACTGCTTACGCAGTGACTACATCCAAGCCCCTCACGACAGCAGCCCTCAAGACACTGCCCACCCTGCAAAGCCAAGGTTTGAGCAACTTTGAAGTGACGATCTGGCACGGCCTGTACGCCCCCAAAGGCACACCTGCTGATATTCAGACCAAGCTGAACACTGCACTCAAGGCCGCGTTGAAAGACCCTGAGTTCATCAAAAAGCAAGAAGCGCTGGGCGCAGTGGTGGTGACGGACAAGCGTGTCGAACCCGCTGAGCACAAGAAGTTTGTGGCGGCTGAAATCGCCAAGTGGACACCGATCATCAAGGCCGCAGGCGTTTACGCCGACTAA